AAGAAAGTCCTGGAAATCATTCAGTTATACAGCAGGCTGTTTTAACAGGTTCCAGCTCTCCAATTACTTTTAAAGCATGGGCCAACTGTGGCCATTGAACATGCTCAGAAGAGAAACAGTGACCTCTGCTGTTTTGTTAAGACAAAATGACAAGAGTCTGTTGTAATAAAGAGATTTTTGTTTGCTCTTCTCAGGAGGAAAAAGCAGGGaatgttaaaacattttatgttgagactgtatttttaaaaaataaactcttgtattcattaaaaaaacatcTCCAGTCAGACAAccacaaaacttcaaagcaccCACAGCTTCAAATCAAAGCCTGATATAAATACCAAACAATTCGCTAAAGCACACTCAACTATGAAAGTGAAAGAACATATCCCTCTTTCAAGTGGTAATGACTTACTGGCCTAGTTGTTGGGTCAGCATTACTTGACTAAACAAGGAAAATGACTTGACTTGGAGTATTGTTTACATTACACCCAACAGGAAGAACCAAGTGATTAGTAAATTACTGAGGACCAGTTCAAATGGTGTATCATCTGAGTGCCACCAGAAAAATGATGCTTTCCTCTGCTGTTACTGCAATATTTATAGACCACTCAGCTGTGATAGAGACAAGTCATATCAACTCCCAACAACACAGCACTGTGTTGAACATTGTCACCTGGTAGTACTTTTTGTACTCACCATATAATATAAATGGTTGACAACTGTTAAAACACCCCTCCAGATGGATAGCTAATACATGGGAATAATAATATTTGAAATATCTTGCAAGTTATGGGCTTACATGAACACTTCCAGTTGTAAGTTCATCTGTTTCTTAAAGACAGCATGTCAGAGCTACCATTAACAGATGCTGCTCACATGTGCTCAGTCTCAGAAGTCGGGTTGAATACCTCAGCCTCACTCCTCGATCCTCAGCTGCCTTTACCTTCACAGCCTACATGGCCAAAGGGTCTACTTCTTTGTTGCTTTGCCAAATCCATGGGAGACAAAGCAAGGACCCTGGAATGCGCTGTGTCTCTTCCTAATAACATCCCAAGAACTAGTAAATATAACAAATGGACTGGTGGATCAAAGCACCTCCCAAAGATTTCAGTTCAGCAAGCTGCAATAAAAGTCAGAAATTTCTCCCCACTTCCTGCAAAGCATGCAAGTTAAATTAAGTATGAATTGGGATTCAACTGTTCAAGGAGATTCTTTCTCAAGTTCAGATGCTTTAGTCCGCCTATTTAAGATCAAAAGCACGGCCCATCCATTTCACCTTCACTTAATAAGTTTGGCACATCTTGCTGCCCTCTATCCCACCTACAATTGGGACACAGCTAGTACCTTATGAAAGGCCCCTCAGACTGAAGCCCCAAGCAGAGTTTACaatgtttaaatatgtttttgtttCCTCCAATTTCAATTCAAAAGTAAAAACTAAGCTGGCTAGaattagcacacacacacattaaaatgtTCTGTTGtactttatatcctgctttataTGTTCAAAGAGGCAATCTTAGCGTTCAGATGGTCTAAGGTCCTTCTACATCCCAGTAGATTTTCAGCCCTGAATTTGCTTCTTCAACATATGTCTTAAAAGCTAATTTGACATTATAAGATTATATGACTGAGctagaaaaaaaatacttcattTGCTTTCTATCAAAAACCTTCACTACAGCTTTCCTGTATTGCTTTAACAGGTCTTAATTCCTAAAGTATTACAATATTTCATCTTGTGCAGGAGCCTGAACTTGTGACAGGTTATCCCCCACTGCTGCCTTCTGGTTATAAGACATAGTGCTCCATGAAGTGTGGCCGTCCCTTTTATCTTTGTCCTACCAACATgcactaaaagaagaagagttggttcttatatgccacttttccctacccaaaggaggctcaaagcagccttcccattcctctccccacaacagacaccccgtggggtgggtgaggctgagagagcgctgatatcactgctcggtcagaacagtttaatcagtgctgtggcgagcccaaggtcacccagctggctgcatgtgggggagcgcagaatcgaacctggcatgccagattagaagtccgcactcctaaccactacaccaaacttgttcATTTCAGAAGGCCTTCACAAAAAACTGATATTGTTTGCTCTGAGACTATTTAGATGTTACATATTCTGATGCCCTTTAGATTGTTGCTATTATGTATTGTTGCATCTTGGTTGCTGCTTTGTTCTGATGatttaatgtgattttattatgcctAGCAACAATTTTCATGGATTCTTCCTTCGTCGACAGATCTCCCAGGATGCCCTTTGTGGGATTTCTGAGGGTCATTTGACCCTCAGAGTCAGCAAATTTGAGGAACAATGTAGGCTGcatgaggaaggggaaggcaagggAATCCTATTTCACACAAACACCTTCCATTAGAAGACATTCTTACTAGATCTTAGCAAGtatattttattcttattatctGCTATCTGATTATCCTAAGCCTCAAAATACACTTGAGAGTTGAAAAGTATTACACAAAGagactaaataaaacaaaacaagatcAGATTAATTCTTATCAGAACTTACCATTACTACCTTCAAAACACTGTGTTTTCACAACACTgatatagctttttaaaaatgttgtttcatTATCTTCTTGCAAGTCATTATTATGGTCATTGCTCTGGAAAAAGGATTTGTTCTTAGTGTTCTCATATAAAAATGTTTTCAGGTCTACTCTTCTGTAAACATTAAACTCATTTTAGCCATTTATCTTACACGGATTGCTTTTTGTTTCGCAATCCAGCACCACAACTCTTGAACAGGGTGAGATATGCCTCTGTAGAACAAGAAAAGGTATACAGTTTTATCTCAGCATTACACACAGCCTAATTACATAGCAACAGTAACCAGCCTGCTGGTTTTCTTCTGACATGTTTGACAGATGAGTCGCATGGCAAACAAAAAAAGTTTCCTCCCAATCGATAGCTTAGTTACCAACTTTGAAAACAAAACCTTTCCACCTCAATATTATTTAAGCAAATGTATTTACAGGAATACTTTTACTGAGTTCTTTTATTCATCAACTCAGCTGGTTGTGAAGCAAACTGAAGGCAATGGTGCTGGACTGCAAAAGGGaagcgtttttttaaaaactcttgccATCACACTATCTGCCAGCAGACACCAGAACAAAACTATGTCGTGGTTTCTGCTTCCTTACGATCAACTTTGAACTTTAAATGAACGCTTAATCTACCTGTGGCTTAATAATCTAAAAACATCATGTACTCAACCAGCATGTTCACAAATCCATATGCCATAGAAGTGCTGAGGACTAAAAAGGATGAACTTGCAGAAGGCATAAACCATCCCGACCACCTTGTGAACTGGCTGATAGACAATGGCATTCTTACACCAGATAAGAAGATGGCTTTATCTCATTACAGGACAAGAATAGCAAAGAATTCCCGAATTTTGGACATCCTGATTTCTCAAGGTGAGCGAGCTTGCAGGTTGTTTTTTTATCCCTGTCTAAAACAGATTGAGCCACAACTATATAACAACATAAGGAATTATGTTAGTGATGTGAATGAGAGTATTGGAGATGCAAGAAGGCAACTAATAGGGTACCTACTTGAGAAAGACAAAGGGTGGGTACAAAAGCCAAAGAACCATCACCGAAAGAACAAAGAAAGCCATAGACAGAATTTAGATGCTCAAGGTAAAGCAGCTCAAATCAAACATGAACAGAAAACAGTTTCAGCTGCAGAAAAGCCTGTAGAAACTGACTTGGGTTCTCTCAGTATCTTTGATGCTGTGGCTATAGGTACTCTTTCTGATGTAGAAAAAACTTTAAAGGACAGTGATATTAATGCAGTGAACTCCTCAAATGAAACCCTCCTACATATTGCAGCTGCTCATGGGCATGTCAAGATTATTGATTACTTAATCAACAAAGGTGCCAAGTTGGATGTCAAGGATAAAACAGGGAGAACCCCACTGCACAGAGCTGCTGAGAAGGGTCACAATGAAGCTGTGAAAATGCTGCTCCAGGCTGGTGCCAACATTTACAGTATGGATCAAGTAGCCAAGACGCCACTTCATTTGGCCAACTGGAACCACCACACCCAGGTTCTCAAGAGCATTCTGGGGGAAGAGGTCAGACGATACAAGAACCAGCACAATTTCTTGCACATGGCTGCTCTCAAAGATGACAGTGACTTGGTACAAATACTCTTAAAACATGGTGCTCTAGTGGATACCAAGGATGAAAAAGGGCAAACTGCCCTGGGCTATGCTGTGTCTCAGGGGTTTGAGAAGACAGTGAAAGTCCTGCTGGAAGCTGGAGCCAACATTGATTCCAACATCATTGATGCAGCTTTTAACAGCAACAACCAATCTATTTTCAAGCTATTGTTAGACTATTCCAAAGGATTATCACCTGATACGATGGTATCAGCTCTCTATAAAGCTATACAGAAAGACCTGCATGGCATTGTAGCTGCTTTAATTGAAAGAGGCACAGACATAAATGCCCACAATGAAATGTACTATACACCTTTGCTTGTGGCGTGTGAAATGGGAAAAACAAGGTCAGCAAAAGTACTCATGGACATGGGGGCCAGCTTGAAGGACAAGACCCCCAACTCCAGCAGTGCTTTGCACCTAGCAGTTCAAGCTGGAGCCTCATCCATTGTAAAGATGCTTCTAGACAAAGAAATGGATGCTAACTTGGCTGGCCAAGGAGATCAAACACCCCTCCATATTGCTGCATTACACAACAAGGGAATGCTAGTTGGCCTATTAATTGATGCAGGAGCTAAAATTAATGCAGTCACTAAAGAGCTATTCACTCCACTGCATATGGCAAGCCATAAGGGCCATGTAGATGTTGCTCAAAAGCTACTGCACTATGAGGCCAATGTCAATCTTAAGGACAGGTGGTCCAAGACACCACTGCATCTTGCTGCTGAAACAGGAAATCCTGCTATGGTGGAACTACTTCTCAATTTCGGTGCTGACCCCAGTGCAGTagacaaagagaaaaagacacCACTTCACCTTGCAGCCATAGGAAGTCATCTTAACACAGTGAAGGTTTTGTTAAATAAGGGTAGGTTTGGAGCCAAAGACATGGATGGCTGTACACCAATGCACTATGCAGCCATTAATGGGAATATAGAAATAATAAAAACTCTCTTGGTGGctgggaaaaataaaaatattgatgATCGAAACATTTGGAGAAAGACTCCACTTCATCTGGCAGCAGAGCATGGACACAGTAACTTACTACAGCTCCTACTGAACAACGGGTCTGCTATTAATGCTTTGGACAACAATAAAGACACACCGCTGCATTGTGCTTGCAAAGCTGGTCATTTTGATTGTGTGAGTACACTGGTCCACcactctctggggaaaaaagcaAACCTACAGGCTACAAATAGCCTGAAAAAGACTCCACTACAAGTAGCAGAATCCAGCTCAACAGAAAACCAAGCTCAGATTGTTgtacttttgaaaaagaaaatgctcTTGATAAAATAATTCTGCAAAGAGTGGGGTACTAACTAATCACAGACATTTccgttgagcctcttgtggtgcagagtggtaaggcagccgtctgaaagctttgcccatgaggctgggagttcaatcccagcagccggctcaaggttgactcagccttccatccttccgaggtcggtaaaatgagtacccagcttgctggggggtaaacggtcatgactggggaaggcactggcaaaccaccccatattgagtctgccatgaaaacgctggagggcgtcaccccaagggtcagacatgactcggtgcttgcacaggggatacctttaccttttatacatgCCTTTATTCATAAATCTTACTGTTCATATGTAGAATGGTGAGTAGGTTTCTACTTTTAATTGAAAACAAAGTGCCTGGGCAAAGAGAAGAGACTCTGCCCCTGCCCACCCAATCTGGTAACACTGGAGATGGACAGACACAAAGCAAAAGAGCACCAGGGGGCAGGTGGGCAGGAATTATTTCCACAGCCTGCatattccatttttcttttaacATAAACCACATACTCCTTGTGCCAACACAAACTGGTGAAGCTCTGTTGAGAATGCACCACTTCAGCCTGTAGGTTGGGGAAGTTTGTACACCTGAATGCTCCTCCACACAATATTGTATCTGCACTTAAAAAACTGATGCACCTGGAAGAACAACACTTTGTATGGAGATGCAGTGAtgttactacccccccccccacacacacacactgcttgaaGCAACACATCCCAAATCTAGTGATTTTTAGATGTGATAGTGtttatgctgggagcgattgagggcaaaagaaggggacgacagagaatgaggtggctggctggagtcactgaagcagtaggtgcaaacttaaatggactccaaggaatggtacaggacaggaaggcctggaggatcattgtccatggggtcgcaatgggtcggacaagacttcacacataacaagtGTTTatgaaatactaaaaaaaaagcctgttttgaaaatgggCTGGGGGACAGGatttcccacacatgcagccatgCACCCTGCTGAACTCAGGTGGGTTTGAGGGAGGGCTGGTACAGAATGGGACAGCCCAACTAGGGGAACTGGGCCACCGAGGTTGCAGCAGCATAGTGGAGTGTAACCAGCCATCCTACCCCTGCTCTCCCAGGAGGCATGGGAGCACGGCAGCCAGGATCAGCGTGTTCAGCCTCTGGCTTATGTGCTACTGCCTATTTCTCCTCCCAAGTGCCTGGAAGTGCCAATAAGGAGAAGGATTAGGGAGCAGAGGGAACCCATTAATGGCCCTCAGTAGGGAAGTGACCACTCCTTATTGGGGATATGCCTCCAATGAGGGACAATCGGGTAAGGCATTTGTCACCCACACGCAACCCCAACATCATGGGGACTGATATGGCGCACTCTGTCACATTTTTTTAGCCATTCTCAATCCAATTAAGGCCACATAACATACCACAGAGCTGAAGTTGACTGGTTAGTACATGTGAAAGTCCAAGATTACTGTTGTATCTGGTAGATAAGCAGTTCAGATATGCAGAAATACAGAGCAATTTACAGAGGGTTCTTCATACCTACTGTCTACTGATCACTGGATCCTTTCAAATTCTGTGAAATTTCAAAACCATAAATTTACTTACTTAAGATGGAAATTACTTACGATGGAAGTCATTAACTCCAGTCATTATGCCTGGAAATACATTGGAATAAACTCATAAACTCACTGGATTAGTAGGAATCATTTCAGCACTTAATTAAAAACTGCCTGAATAAAGAAATATTAATTGTCCATCAAGTAAGTCATCACTTGATTAGAGCAGAATGGCTTCCGCAAGTGAAACAGCCATCTCATATCAATCGCAAGGATAATTCATGCCACCTTAAACAGATATTTTGCAATAGGGACAGTTTGCACATTCTGCTGAGAATTGTTAATGAAGGGGACAGTGAGTTATGAAGATATGAATGAAACCTTAAGAAGAGCATAGAAGGGCACCCCAAATTAAAAATAGCAGTCCTGAAAGATGCTGAGGCTGAGACTTTGGAAAGTCCTGAGCATCTTCCAGTAACCACTGAGCTACCAGCTAAACAACAGGGGACCAATTTCATTTAATGTTAACAATTTTCTTTAGATCATTAAAACAACTGTAAAAGTTTGAGATGTGTTTTCCAATGTATTTTAGCCAGGCTAATGAAATAAAAAGGTAACCTTGTCAGCATTTACTTCTTAGGATACTTTGATTATCATAAAGGGCATTGTGTTAGCCTGCAGAATTTGATCAGAACCCATTAAAAGCAGATTTCTGCTGCTGGGACCAAATAATAGTTATAACTGAACTCTTACTATATTCATGGGCAGGTTATAATTCAACTATTTCTAGAGGAGGTGTTGAAACAACTGAAGCTGTAAGCACTTAAAGAGAGCTAATTGAATTCAGGACTGTGGCTGTATCCTCATGTGACATGCAGAAATCATCACCAAATATAGGCAAGATTTCTGTATCAAATATATTCACATATGCATATGGATGCAATCCAAAGTCAACAGAAAGCCAAGACCAGTTACTGTGTTATTGAGTTAGATCAATACTACTTTGTTTAGGTTCCAAGAATTGTAATGGAATGCATTTGATAGTTTAAACATAAAGTAtttccatttgttttatttaatggaAACATTGCACTGGTTGGAAGCTGTCATGAGCTGTACTCTTAATAAAGTTAAATGGTGTTTTATTATGCCTCATAAGTTTggtttgttattatttattattatacatGTGCTTTCTCTAGAAAGCTGAGAGTTGTTTACACTGTGTTCCTAACAGGCATATACCTGTATGACATATCTTCACACCAGTCTCCAGATTAACATTTCCTCAACATTATAATTGATCTAGAAAGGCATTCCCAAAAGTCAGTAGTTTCATGATTTCAACATTAGGTTTAAATATATTAAGTGTCTTTTAGCTATGAAATGCACACACTATTACtaataaaatggagaaaactgCAACAGGGCAATAATCCAATAGACATTATCCCATAGAATAGGGCGGGTTTTAATTGATCTATATTGATGGGACATTACTTCATTTCCAGGAATGTAATGAATAGATCAGGGGGAAATGTCACATCCAAAGAATACAAAATCTAGCCTTTATTTTACAGTCCAACCATATGTATGTTCAGTGGACTTACTCCCAAGGAAAATGTAGATATTGATGTACCAGGCTatcataatttttaatttatcacGCAAATCTACAGGCCTAATCTCAAGATCTTTCCACAGCACTTCAGACCCCATTGTTCATAAATTACATGTAGCTCTTATTTGCTACTTGGTTGACTCAGCCAGTTTGGACATATTATTTCTTCACAATACACTTTGTATGTTTCTCATACTGAATAGTGACTGCATCAGCTCTGTGTTGTTAGATCTATACTGTCTGTCAGCTTCTGGACACAATTCAACTTCTTACCATCAGACCCTACATAGTGTGTGGGATGAAGGTTCTTAAGGATCACTTCTTCCCCTACTATCCAGCCTTCCAGTGAAGTTCTTCCTAACAAGCAAGACCTCTGCTCTAACTGCAGACAGATGGCAATTAGAATCTGGCTTTTTCAGCAGTGGCAGTGGGACTGTGGAATGGTCCTCCCTTCATAGCCTTCCAAGGATCTACCCTTTTAGGCATCAAGGACATTTTTTTTACCCAAACTTTTAACTAGGGGGTTGatcctagtttggtgtagtggtgtagggagccagtttggtgtagtggttaggagtgtagtgtagtgtagtggttaggaatgcggacttctaatctggcatgccaggtttgattctgcgctcctccacatgcaaccagctgggtgaccttgggctcgccacggcactgataaaactgttcagaccgggcagtgatatcaacgctctctcagcctcacccaccccacagggtgtctgttatggggagaggaatgaggtgactgtaagccgctttgagcctccttcaggtagggaaaagcagcatataagaaccaactcttcttcgttttTACATTCTGCTTCCAGCTGGAGATCACTGAAACTGCCAAATGACATGTTCTGGgtttttatgtgcttttattAGGTAAGTGAAATTTCTGGGTTTCATTGCCTTTTTATGgagttgttaattttaaaaaatgtctgcctttatagtattttttattttgtgagctgccttgaacatgtctctgaagaggcagcatataacAGTGATAATAAATTGCAACTGAAAACTTGGGTTATGTGATTGATCACCTCAATTCCAcataatttattttttcaaaattcTGCCAGACATGTTTAGTTTCTGCAGGGCATGAAAGACCAAATTGTTTAGGTTGGCCTTTGGCATGTAACCCACATATTTTAGTTAATGGTACGGTGCTAGCcacatattttaacatatttattatctgcttttatgtttttaacttatttatatggttttaatgttCTAATTCACTATGAGACCCTTTGCGGTAAGTAATGTCTACAAATAAATTTGTATAAATCCTTCGGGGATTCATTACTCACAAATTATTTAAGCCAATGCTTCCTGTTAATCAGTTAGCTTGTTTGAAGAGAATCTGTCCTCTTATTTCCATTAACTTTGGTGTGAGTCTTTATCAAACAATTTTGGGGAACCCAAGTATGTAACAGTTACTAGATTACCTGTGTATGAATTTAGTTGCTTCTATACAGAAGTTTTGCTTGGTGCTTTCTGACAAGAACTAGAAATTAGGGATTTAAATTTTACAACCTAAAAATTCCCTCCtgccatatttttatttttgtaattcaGACTTTTAGGTTCTTCTAGTCTTCAATGGGGGCCACCCAGCATTCCCTTAGTTATTATGAGGAAATAATAGCCTTGATGAAAACAACTAAAAACATGTTTATTTCAGTGATCAGTGTGGCTTAGTTATTTCCGGGTTTTCCTTTTATCCAGCCCTCTCAACAGTATGGTAAAGTTAATGGAGAGCTGGAGTctaagaaagcaaaacaaaggagcagaaagactcaaaaagataaaataaaaacagcaccTAAATCTTTATTACAGCCACAAgacttttaagtttaaaaaaaaataggaacaCCACCCTATCTTCAAAATTCCTGAAGGCCCAAAAGAATGTTCTAACCAGCCAACCTCCCAAACCTTCTCACACGAAAATCCATTGGTAGCTCAGCCTTGCTCATTACCATTGAGAACcacctgaaatattattcaaccTTTGAAAAACCCCGGAGGTGGTGTaatcatcatgcagaatatggttgggaaacaaagTTACGTACAATCCCACCTGGGCCccatttcccatcctctccagtccCAGAAAGAAAAAGCCTGCATTAGCTACTCTCCAATTCTTTGCTAATAAACTTGATTTTAACTATATTTTTGTTTGGTGCTCAGCTATTTTCATGAGAGTTCTTTAAGAACTCT
The nucleotide sequence above comes from Paroedura picta isolate Pp20150507F chromosome 4, Ppicta_v3.0, whole genome shotgun sequence. Encoded proteins:
- the LOC143835609 gene encoding CARD- and ANK-domain containing inflammasome adapter protein-like, with product MYSTSMFTNPYAIEVLRTKKDELAEGINHPDHLVNWLIDNGILTPDKKMALSHYRTRIAKNSRILDILISQGERACRLFFYPCLKQIEPQLYNNIRNYVSDVNESIGDARRQLIGYLLEKDKGWVQKPKNHHRKNKESHRQNLDAQGKAAQIKHEQKTVSAAEKPVETDLGSLSIFDAVAIGTLSDVEKTLKDSDINAVNSSNETLLHIAAAHGHVKIIDYLINKGAKLDVKDKTGRTPLHRAAEKGHNEAVKMLLQAGANIYSMDQVAKTPLHLANWNHHTQVLKSILGEEVRRYKNQHNFLHMAALKDDSDLVQILLKHGALVDTKDEKGQTALGYAVSQGFEKTVKVLLEAGANIDSNIIDAAFNSNNQSIFKLLLDYSKGLSPDTMVSALYKAIQKDLHGIVAALIERGTDINAHNEMYYTPLLVACEMGKTRSAKVLMDMGASLKDKTPNSSSALHLAVQAGASSIVKMLLDKEMDANLAGQGDQTPLHIAALHNKGMLVGLLIDAGAKINAVTKELFTPLHMASHKGHVDVAQKLLHYEANVNLKDRWSKTPLHLAAETGNPAMVELLLNFGADPSAVDKEKKTPLHLAAIGSHLNTVKVLLNKGRFGAKDMDGCTPMHYAAINGNIEIIKTLLVAGKNKNIDDRNIWRKTPLHLAAEHGHSNLLQLLLNNGSAINALDNNKDTPLHCACKAGHFDCVSTLVHHSLGKKANLQATNSLKKTPLQVAESSSTENQAQIVVLLKKKMLLIK